One Edaphobacter flagellatus genomic region harbors:
- a CDS encoding Rieske 2Fe-2S domain-containing protein has protein sequence MRDLVQLDVQAAGPPAELIFGDWYPALRSAELRVGKMTTALLLGVPLVLGRKKDGRLFAMRDLCPHRGIPLSAGWFDGEHVQCKYHGWKFEPCSGQCAEIPSLTSHDSLEPGKIYAGAYPCEERDGFAWVYLPEAGTGRALGELPPVPELPKFSDKYRSAHLMAELPCNVDHGIIGLMDPAHGPFVHQAWWWRSRGSIHEKTKHFEPIEDREHMGRNAGFRMSSHAPSKNSAPYKLLGVYGEDVTTTIDFVLPNRRYETIRAGKKWFASLTTVTPVTASTCRIDVIAAWNVFYHVPFVTPVARFFGAKFVAQDQQTMVQQAQGLRFHPGLMLIDDADKPAKWYFALKQARLKGTGEHPLPGPVTLHWRS, from the coding sequence ATGCGTGATCTGGTTCAACTTGATGTACAGGCTGCGGGGCCTCCGGCGGAGCTGATCTTCGGCGACTGGTATCCGGCGCTGCGCTCCGCTGAGTTGCGCGTGGGCAAGATGACGACTGCGCTGCTGCTTGGCGTTCCGCTGGTGCTGGGGCGCAAGAAGGACGGGCGGTTGTTTGCGATGCGCGATCTGTGTCCGCATCGCGGGATTCCGCTTTCTGCGGGTTGGTTCGATGGCGAGCACGTGCAGTGCAAGTATCACGGCTGGAAGTTCGAACCGTGTTCGGGGCAGTGTGCGGAGATTCCTTCGCTGACCTCGCACGATTCGCTGGAGCCGGGCAAGATTTATGCCGGCGCGTATCCGTGTGAGGAGCGCGACGGGTTTGCGTGGGTGTATCTGCCGGAGGCTGGTACGGGACGCGCGCTGGGCGAGCTGCCTCCGGTGCCGGAGCTGCCGAAGTTTTCGGATAAGTACCGCTCGGCGCATCTGATGGCCGAGCTGCCTTGCAATGTCGACCACGGCATCATCGGGTTGATGGACCCGGCGCACGGGCCCTTTGTGCACCAGGCGTGGTGGTGGCGCTCGCGTGGGAGCATCCACGAGAAGACGAAGCACTTCGAGCCGATCGAGGACCGCGAGCATATGGGGCGCAATGCAGGGTTCAGAATGTCGTCGCATGCGCCGAGCAAGAATTCGGCTCCTTATAAATTGCTGGGCGTGTACGGCGAAGACGTGACGACGACGATTGATTTTGTGCTGCCGAACCGGCGCTACGAGACGATTCGCGCGGGGAAGAAGTGGTTCGCGAGTTTGACGACGGTGACTCCGGTGACTGCTTCAACGTGCCGGATCGATGTGATTGCGGCGTGGAACGTTTTTTATCACGTTCCGTTTGTGACTCCGGTGGCGAGGTTCTTCGGCGCGAAGTTTGTGGCGCAGGACCAGCAGACGATGGTGCAGCAGGCGCAGGGACTGCGGTTCCATCCGGGGTTGATGCTGATCGACGATGCGGACAAGCCAGCGAAGTGGTACTTCGCCCTGAAGCAGGCGAGGCTGAAGGGGACGGGAGAGCATCCGCTTCCCGGGCCGGTGACTCTGCACTGGAGGAGTTAG